Within Lolium rigidum isolate FL_2022 chromosome 5, APGP_CSIRO_Lrig_0.1, whole genome shotgun sequence, the genomic segment TTGACGTCCCGAATATGCATGCTCACTAACCATGCGCTTACGAAGAAAAGTTTCTATTCCAGTTTTTCAGCAATCTGCAGGTTGATGACATTGCAACAAGGGTTTAGAGGAGCGCAACCCCCTGTTGGCTTGCCAGGAAGAAGCGTCTCCCCACCAATTCACAGTGGTTCCGTCACCACCTCGCCAGTTCTGCTACCCGCCTCTCCTGCCCCCGAGATGAGGACACTGATCACCTCCTCCTTCGGTGCCCCCAAGCTCGAGAAGTTTGGAGGTTCTTTCATCGCGACTTCGACGACCGCGACTACGCAGCCTCACCGACTTCCGCTGCCGCACCTACGAGGAGGCCACTATCAACACTGTCATCACCTGGAGCATTTGGAATCGGAGGAACACCCTCACCTTCAAAGGCGTCGATAAGGACATCTCGGTGGTTGTCCGGTGCTGCATTGAAGAAATTACACTTTGGGCCTTATCCCATCCCATCTTCTTAATTCTTGGTGACCCCAAGTAATGATCCCTTGTAAACCCTGTAATGATCGATCCCTTGTAAACCCTTGTTTTGATGATATGTGAGTTCAGGCTGGTGTAAGCCCGCCGTAGCCCAAGTAAAAAAAACTATGCTCGCATATTGTACTTCAGCATGGCATGAATCACATTTTGCTGTTGGCTGGTCGTATGTTTTGTACTCGCGTGAACAGCCTATGCCCTGTTTGGAATGCACTCCTTCCGTAAGATATTCCCGTATGTGTAGCATTACCGTAGGAAAAATTGCAGGAATtcacatgtcatgtatatgctggATTTCTATGGGGCGATTACTTTTTTCGTACAAGGTATTCTCCCAGGGCCGTTGCTCTTCAAAACTTATTCAAGAAAAAATACAGATATTTTATTCACATCTCTTCAAAGATTATTAGTCAAGAAACAATGAATCACttgaaaatggaaaaaaaataacACAATTGTGTTTGAACTTTGAACACCAGTCGATCAGCTTCTGTTCACCACCCTGCAATTCCTTCTGACCTCCCCCATGCTCCCGGTGAGCGGGGCGATGTTGCCCATCTTGACCATCGCCCTGGCGAAGCTCCGGAAGAATTCTTCCTGGCTGCCGGCGAAGCGCCGGACGATGGGCGCGGTGGCGGCCGCGGCGCCGGCCGGCGCGGAGAGCATCACCTGGTCGGAGCGGAGCAGGCCGCGGTTGCGCACGATGTTGGCGTAGTAGCTGTTGTCGAAGGCGTCGGGCGAGGCCGGGTCGAGGTTGTTGAGGCGCGTGTTGCCGGTGCCCGCTGACGCCGGGCAGCTCCGTCGCAGGGCGTTGAGGAACGCCCCGTCCAGCGTCGGGTCCGGTTGCCCGGTACCGCTGAAGTTGTCGAGCCTGTCCTGGATGAACCGGCACTGCGCCCGGCCGATGGTGTGCGCGCCTTGgagggcgacgaagtcggcgtccTCGAGCCCGACGGCGGCGAACTTCTGCCGGTGGACGTCCAGGTCCTCCGTCGGGGCTGGGAGGTTGTTGGCGCCGTCGAAGCTGGCCGTGGTGGCGTCCCTCCGCCCCAGCGTCACCTTCCAGCTGGGCCCTCCCGCCAGGTCGACGGAGACCTCGGCGGCGAGCACGACgatgtcggcgcaggagacgATGCCCGGGCAGGCGTTCTCCAAGGCGTCCTTGATGTCGTCCAGCACCGGGAACCCGCGCGCCGAGTTGGTGTTGGGGAGGGCGTTCTTCTCGCTGTTTATGGTCGGGCTGTCGTCGAGCAGCAGCGATCCGTCGCAGCCCTGCACACGTACACAAACCCGGCCCACACGTTAG encodes:
- the LOC124651114 gene encoding peroxidase A2-like codes for the protein MAASSPVPAALLAVCALLLAVSLHSAGAQQQLSSSYYDDSCPNVYGTVRRVVQQARAADPRILASLIRLQFHDCFVNGCDGSLLLDDSPTINSEKNALPNTNSARGFPVLDDIKDALENACPGIVSCADIVVLAAEVSVDLAGGPSWKVTLGRRDATTASFDGANNLPAPTEDLDVHRQKFAAVGLEDADFVALQGAHTIGRAQCRFIQDRLDNFSGTGQPDPTLDGAFLNALRRSCPASAGTGNTRLNNLDPASPDAFDNSYYANIVRNRGLLRSDQVMLSAPAGAAAATAPIVRRFAGSQEEFFRSFARAMVKMGNIAPLTGSMGEVRRNCRVVNRS